One segment of bacterium DNA contains the following:
- a CDS encoding response regulator produces the protein MTDKKHKIFFVEDEPGIADLYCMSFSSNGFEIESFANGTEALRRLEEYKKDSSIRPDLIILDILLPDVSGLEILKEVRRDRAFDLVPVIMLTNYGTDEIKQEIQKTPNTSHVLKIDTSPRLFVKQVKDLIEKTNGSGGKSA, from the coding sequence GTGACCGATAAAAAACACAAAATTTTCTTCGTTGAAGATGAGCCGGGAATTGCCGACTTGTATTGTATGTCGTTTAGCAGTAACGGTTTTGAAATTGAAAGTTTCGCCAACGGCACCGAGGCACTCAGGCGTCTTGAGGAATACAAAAAAGACTCAAGCATTCGACCTGATTTGATTATTCTTGATATCCTCCTCCCCGATGTTTCCGGCCTGGAGATCCTCAAAGAGGTTCGCAGAGACCGTGCCTTCGACCTGGTTCCGGTCATAATGCTTACCAACTACGGCACGGATGAAATAAAGCAGGAAATCCAGAAAACCCCCAATACGAGCCATGTTCTAAAAATCGATACTAGCCCCCGTCTCTTTGTTAAGCAGGTGAAGGATCTTATAGAAAAAACCAACGGTTCTGGGGGAAAAAGCGCTTAA
- a CDS encoding ATP-binding protein, giving the protein MTPSIYSIPPFISAILFIYLGLFVFFKNPKSPVHLSFFIVSIVTFIWEFNAALLFNETDPTRAIIFAKLLYIGVTGIPVALLHFYLSLFELKKTFHKVLLFSSYAVTSFYIISIFATDLMISGTYTYFWGFYPKVGPLHPSYLVFLYSLVGYLYFILFKAFKNPKDSQQHQYAKASFWAFSFYALASADFLANYGIQVYPFGFAGILLYLTIIAYSIVRYHLFNMRAVVAEILTLSLLIILGLRFFFANMFQNTAFDFALLGGVSIIGIFLIKSVASEVRQKEELSSLNAKLDSANKKLADLNNHLEEKVEEQTAEVRKAYEVEKKARIELEELDKAKDQFILTAQHHLRTPLTVIKGFLQMALDKQSGLDDDTRTYLVKASDASEKMKDLINDFLNISQVEVGKALINPEPTDISSVIEEIKNELKPNIEQRHLSFKVSFTPEAQVLRIPADRRIIKAALFNLIDNAVKYTQEGGVSVLGVVFIHPIDKKNFLRIEIKDTGIGISKDDLLKIFNHYFERTPEAQKMYATGRGLGLALSKNMIQLHGGRVFVESEGPGKGSIFTVELPTG; this is encoded by the coding sequence ATGACTCCATCGATTTACTCCATACCTCCTTTTATAAGCGCCATTCTTTTCATCTACCTTGGTCTGTTTGTTTTTTTCAAAAATCCCAAATCGCCCGTGCACCTGTCCTTCTTTATTGTTTCCATTGTTACATTCATATGGGAGTTCAATGCCGCTCTGCTTTTTAACGAAACGGATCCCACAAGAGCCATCATTTTTGCGAAGCTTCTTTATATCGGAGTAACGGGGATTCCTGTCGCGCTGCTTCATTTCTATTTGTCACTTTTTGAACTCAAGAAAACATTTCACAAGGTCCTTCTTTTCAGTTCATATGCCGTCACTTCCTTCTACATAATCTCAATTTTTGCGACCGACCTCATGATTTCCGGCACGTATACATACTTTTGGGGTTTTTATCCAAAAGTAGGTCCACTGCACCCATCGTATCTTGTTTTTCTTTATTCCCTTGTTGGGTATTTATATTTTATTCTTTTTAAAGCATTCAAAAATCCAAAAGATTCCCAGCAGCATCAGTATGCAAAAGCAAGCTTTTGGGCTTTTTCTTTTTACGCCCTTGCCTCGGCTGATTTTCTCGCAAACTATGGAATTCAGGTGTATCCGTTTGGTTTTGCGGGCATTTTGCTTTATTTGACCATCATTGCGTATTCAATCGTTCGGTATCATCTTTTCAATATGAGGGCGGTCGTCGCCGAAATCTTGACACTGTCTCTTCTTATAATCCTCGGTCTGCGTTTTTTCTTTGCGAACATGTTCCAAAATACGGCTTTTGACTTTGCCCTTCTCGGAGGAGTTTCTATCATCGGAATTTTTCTTATCAAAAGTGTGGCGAGCGAGGTGAGGCAGAAGGAAGAGTTGTCGTCTCTCAACGCCAAACTTGATTCTGCAAATAAGAAACTTGCCGATCTCAACAACCATCTCGAAGAGAAGGTGGAAGAACAGACCGCCGAAGTTCGTAAGGCATACGAGGTGGAAAAGAAAGCGAGAATCGAACTTGAAGAATTGGACAAAGCCAAAGACCAGTTTATTCTTACTGCCCAGCACCACCTACGTACCCCGCTTACCGTTATCAAGGGTTTTCTTCAAATGGCGCTTGATAAGCAAAGCGGTCTTGATGACGATACGCGGACATATCTCGTTAAAGCCTCTGATGCTTCGGAAAAAATGAAAGATCTCATCAATGATTTTCTCAACATCTCGCAGGTTGAAGTCGGAAAGGCCTTAATCAATCCCGAGCCGACGGACATCTCTTCGGTTATCGAGGAGATAAAAAACGAGCTAAAACCTAATATAGAGCAGAGACATCTTTCATTCAAAGTCTCGTTCACCCCGGAAGCGCAGGTGCTTAGAATTCCCGCCGACCGGCGCATTATAAAAGCGGCACTTTTTAATTTGATTGATAACGCGGTGAAATACACGCAAGAGGGGGGAGTATCGGTGCTGGGAGTTGTTTTTATCCATCCCATAGACAAAAAGAACTTCCTTCGGATTGAGATTAAGGATACGGGTATCGGCATATCCAAAGACGATCTGTTAAAAATATTTAATCACTATTTTGAAAGAACTCCTGAGGCCCAAAAAATGTATGCGACAGGAAGAGGGCTTGGGTTGGCTCTTTCGAAAAATATGATTCAGTTGCACGGTGGCCGGGTTTTTGTTGAGTCCGAGGGGCCGGGGAAGGGCTCAATATTCACTGTGGAATTACCGACTGGGTAA
- a CDS encoding ATP-binding protein: MSPIYWWYHIAMHVYLVLYLSLLFSNILIPGLIGLFLFLTTYRTNPTVRGFANLSFAIVFWAIFNFLSLLSQYPEQASLLVSVSYFGLIFTPVFFVELSSSFADQIAGTSYRRHLHIFQKIALLLAGANLLDIFFGTNFILGSLKDVLWTQNWPIPGSLFEIFLIYYSASFTVGNIWLVKARKRANALYQKQIDYIVWPSVAAAVGGGSMFSILYDLPFTMPPVGGFIIPIYAIFLFYAITRFHLFNLKVVTAELSTIIIWLLLFGRILIDQDLIQRSFDIGLFVLSVFFGFLTIRSVLTEMKQKESLDEANRKLTDLNTHLEDRVRGQTVEIRKAYEVEKRARIDIEELDKTKDQFILTTQHHLRTPLTVIKGFVDLLKTGEKNLSPEGTHALSKIDEASKQMAGMVNDFLDIAQHEVGKASFERAPVSLWQILKDIQDELSSELERKKIRFETDFSGEAQNTFVYADKSIKHAIFNLIDNAVKYTQEGRISVHGSVLIHPIEKTKIFRLEVSDTGIGLTQGEISKMFKRYFERGEEARKINTTGKGIGLAITKNTIENHGGKISASSEGRGLGTTFVVELPINRKEY; encoded by the coding sequence GTGTCGCCAATATATTGGTGGTATCATATAGCCATGCATGTGTATCTTGTACTGTATCTTTCGCTTCTATTTTCAAACATTCTTATCCCCGGTCTTATTGGTTTGTTTCTTTTTCTCACGACGTACAGAACAAATCCGACGGTCCGGGGTTTTGCAAACCTCTCGTTCGCTATCGTTTTTTGGGCAATTTTTAACTTTCTTTCCCTCCTCTCTCAATACCCGGAGCAGGCATCTCTTTTGGTGAGTGTTTCTTATTTTGGACTTATTTTCACCCCTGTCTTTTTTGTTGAACTCTCTTCGTCTTTTGCCGATCAAATCGCGGGGACATCATACCGCCGACATCTTCACATTTTTCAAAAAATTGCCCTGCTCTTGGCAGGCGCGAACCTTCTCGATATTTTTTTCGGAACCAATTTTATTTTGGGTTCCCTAAAGGACGTTTTATGGACTCAAAATTGGCCGATTCCGGGAAGCCTTTTTGAAATATTTCTCATCTACTATAGCGCCAGTTTTACCGTGGGTAATATTTGGCTTGTTAAAGCGAGAAAAAGAGCGAATGCGCTTTACCAGAAACAAATAGATTATATTGTCTGGCCGAGCGTTGCTGCGGCAGTCGGAGGAGGTTCGATGTTTTCTATTCTGTATGACCTTCCTTTCACCATGCCTCCCGTCGGCGGTTTTATTATTCCGATTTATGCGATTTTTCTTTTTTACGCCATTACACGGTTTCATTTATTTAATCTCAAAGTCGTTACGGCGGAATTGTCAACGATTATTATCTGGCTCCTGCTTTTTGGTCGTATTCTTATTGACCAGGACTTGATACAAAGGTCCTTTGATATAGGTCTTTTTGTTCTCTCGGTCTTTTTTGGTTTTCTCACTATCCGAAGCGTTTTGACCGAGATGAAACAGAAGGAAAGCCTTGACGAGGCCAACCGAAAACTTACCGATCTCAATACTCACCTTGAAGACCGTGTCCGCGGCCAGACTGTTGAAATCCGCAAGGCGTATGAGGTGGAAAAAAGGGCGCGTATAGACATCGAAGAACTCGACAAAACCAAAGACCAGTTTATTCTCACCACCCAGCACCACCTCCGTACCCCGCTTACCGTTATAAAAGGTTTCGTCGATTTATTAAAAACCGGAGAAAAAAATCTGAGCCCCGAAGGAACGCACGCGCTTTCAAAAATAGACGAAGCCTCAAAACAAATGGCGGGTATGGTCAATGACTTCCTTGATATCGCTCAGCATGAAGTTGGAAAAGCGAGCTTTGAGCGTGCCCCCGTTTCTTTATGGCAAATCCTCAAGGATATTCAGGATGAATTGAGTTCCGAATTGGAACGGAAAAAGATTCGTTTCGAAACGGACTTTTCCGGCGAAGCGCAAAATACCTTTGTGTATGCGGATAAATCCATTAAACACGCGATTTTCAATCTCATTGATAATGCCGTCAAATATACCCAGGAAGGAAGAATCTCAGTACATGGTTCCGTCCTTATTCACCCAATCGAAAAAACAAAAATATTCCGTCTTGAAGTTTCTGACACGGGTATCGGCCTCACCCAGGGCGAAATTTCGAAAATGTTCAAGCGTTATTTTGAACGGGGAGAAGAAGCGCGAAAAATCAACACAACAGGGAAGGGAATCGGCCTGGCTATCACAAAAAACACCATTGAAAATCACGGAGGAAAAATTTCAGCGTCATCGGAGGGGAGAGGCCTTGGCACCACGTTTGTTGTAGAATTGCCGATAAACAGGAAAGAATATTAA
- the infC gene encoding translation initiation factor IF-3, with translation MAIHIRINNAIRAPQLRVIGPQGENFGVISLSEALSKAKEMGLDLIEISPAATPPVAKIFDYGKFQYAEQKKQKITRTKVHTVEVKNIQVKIGTGDHDLALKAKKVSEWLKEGNRVRVDLFLSGRAKYLEFGFLRTRLERLLKLLTENYSMAEPITKGPKGLTSVIEKERK, from the coding sequence TTGGCTATACACATACGAATTAATAACGCCATCCGGGCACCGCAACTGCGGGTTATTGGGCCCCAAGGAGAAAACTTCGGGGTCATCTCTCTTAGTGAGGCTCTTTCAAAAGCCAAGGAGATGGGACTTGATCTTATTGAGATTTCCCCTGCAGCCACGCCTCCCGTTGCAAAAATCTTTGATTATGGTAAGTTTCAGTACGCCGAGCAGAAAAAGCAGAAGATTACGCGAACGAAAGTTCATACCGTAGAAGTAAAGAACATTCAAGTAAAAATAGGGACGGGTGACCACGATTTGGCTCTTAAAGCAAAAAAAGTATCCGAATGGCTAAAGGAAGGAAATCGGGTCCGAGTGGATTTATTTCTTTCAGGAAGGGCAAAATATCTCGAGTTTGGTTTCCTCAGAACCCGTCTTGAGCGGTTGCTCAAACTTCTTACTGAAAACTATTCAATGGCGGAGCCGATTACAAAAGGCCCGAAAGGCCTCACGTCGGTTATAGAAAAAGAAAGAAAATAG
- a CDS encoding 50S ribosomal protein L35 yields the protein MKTNKAYTKRLRVTKNGKIISRKSGQNHFNAKESGRTGLHKKGSNQLVLKNKLKSRYLINTI from the coding sequence ATGAAAACAAATAAGGCATACACAAAACGGCTTCGAGTGACCAAGAACGGTAAAATAATCTCTCGAAAATCGGGACAAAACCATTTTAACGCAAAAGAAAGCGGCAGAACCGGTCTGCATAAGAAGGGGTCAAACCAGCTTGTGCTGAAAAATAAACTTAAGAGCCGATATTTGATTAACACTATTTAG
- the rplT gene encoding 50S ribosomal protein L20 has translation MTRVKKGVHALKRRRNILEQTKGYRFGRSTKEREAKTAISHAGSYAFAHRRTKKREARRTWNIKIGAQARTFNLSYSKFIGALKKKNISIDRKVLAHLAENEPETFKRLVGEIL, from the coding sequence ATGACACGAGTAAAAAAGGGGGTTCACGCGCTGAAACGACGCAGAAACATTCTGGAACAGACTAAAGGATATCGTTTCGGACGAAGTACAAAAGAACGTGAAGCGAAAACGGCTATCAGTCATGCCGGTTCGTACGCATTCGCCCACCGCAGAACAAAAAAAAGGGAGGCCCGCAGAACATGGAACATTAAAATAGGAGCCCAGGCGCGCACATTCAACCTCTCCTACAGTAAGTTTATCGGGGCGTTAAAAAAGAAAAACATATCAATCGACAGAAAAGTACTCGCCCATCTCGCAGAGAATGAGCCCGAAACATTTAAACGGCTCGTTGGAGAAATCCTCTAA
- a CDS encoding nucleoside-diphosphate kinase, which yields MKRPKQEKTLVLIKPDGIQRSLIGEVVRRYERVGLKLVALKMLVPDASLIEKHYLIDPSWKQKVGEKSIKSYKEKGLVPPAEDPLKIADTILERLKKYLTSGPVIAMVWQGAHAIKIVRKITGGTEPLSTDVGTIRGDFVVDSYEIADFSNRSIRNIVHASTDSEEQAGKEIELWFPEGPISYSLVQEKILYDVNLDGILE from the coding sequence ATGAAACGCCCTAAACAAGAAAAAACCCTCGTTCTTATAAAGCCGGACGGCATTCAGCGCTCACTCATTGGAGAGGTGGTCCGTCGATATGAACGAGTGGGGCTAAAACTTGTCGCATTGAAAATGCTCGTGCCTGACGCATCGCTTATTGAAAAGCATTACCTCATTGACCCTTCGTGGAAACAAAAAGTGGGTGAGAAAAGCATAAAAAGTTACAAAGAAAAAGGACTAGTGCCTCCCGCCGAGGACCCTCTTAAAATAGCGGATACGATTCTTGAACGGCTGAAGAAATATCTGACAAGCGGTCCCGTGATTGCGATGGTTTGGCAAGGGGCGCATGCGATTAAAATTGTCCGAAAAATTACCGGAGGCACGGAACCGTTGAGCACCGATGTGGGAACCATCAGAGGAGACTTTGTTGTTGATTCATATGAAATTGCCGACTTTTCAAATCGCTCAATAAGAAACATTGTTCACGCGTCCACCGACAGTGAGGAACAGGCGGGGAAGGAAATAGAGTTGTGGTTTCCGGAAGGCCCAATCAGCTATTCTTTGGTGCAGGAAAAAATTCTCTACGACGTGAATCTCGATGGAATTTTAGAGTAA
- the map gene encoding type I methionyl aminopeptidase: MITIKNEKEINLLREGGRRHALILSKLAEAVTPGVSTDTLNSLALSLSKEHEVIPAFLGYTPYGVHRPFPGAVCISINEEVVHGIPNENPRIVSEGDIVSVDLGLSYKGMITDAAVTVAAGKTDAESKRLLEITKKALIAGIKAAKGNGHIGDIGYAIEKTVSGSGFSIVETLAGHGVGYAVHEDPYVPNTGKRGEGDLLKPGMVLAIEPIINEGNGRILFSKDGYTTKTADGKRSAHFEHTVLITDGEAEVLT; encoded by the coding sequence ATGATTACAATCAAAAATGAAAAAGAAATAAACCTCTTGCGGGAAGGGGGCAGGCGCCACGCATTGATACTGTCAAAACTTGCCGAAGCGGTTACCCCCGGAGTTTCTACCGATACGCTCAATTCTCTTGCGCTCTCACTTTCAAAAGAACATGAAGTTATTCCGGCATTTCTTGGGTACACTCCATACGGGGTGCATCGTCCGTTTCCCGGAGCAGTGTGCATTTCAATTAACGAGGAAGTGGTACATGGCATTCCCAATGAAAATCCGAGAATAGTTTCGGAAGGAGACATTGTAAGTGTTGACCTCGGTCTCTCGTACAAGGGAATGATTACCGACGCCGCTGTTACTGTCGCGGCGGGGAAGACGGATGCGGAATCAAAACGATTACTTGAAATAACAAAAAAGGCTCTCATTGCCGGTATCAAAGCCGCAAAAGGGAATGGACATATAGGCGATATCGGATATGCCATTGAAAAAACCGTATCCGGAAGCGGTTTTAGTATTGTTGAAACACTCGCCGGGCACGGAGTAGGTTACGCTGTTCATGAAGACCCGTATGTGCCAAACACCGGAAAAAGGGGGGAGGGAGATTTACTCAAACCCGGGATGGTGCTTGCGATAGAGCCGATTATCAATGAGGGAAACGGGCGTATTCTTTTTTCCAAAGACGGATACACAACGAAAACAGCGGACGGAAAACGAAGCGCCCATTTCGAGCACACTGTCCTTATTACGGACGGGGAGGCGGAAGTGCTTACCTGA
- a CDS encoding nucleoside monophosphate kinase — MSPETFIFFGRSGSGKGTQADLLGEYLKKKDPGRNVLHIETGRRIREFLEEKSHTSELTSAVVKNGGLLPAFLPIWVWTEYLIKNFTGNEHLILDGLSRRGSEAPVFDSALSFYGIKHPFIVPINVSREWARDRLLARGRADDTTMDIERRLDWYENNVVPAIEFFRSKPEYRFVEINGEQPIEKVQEDILKGTGLE; from the coding sequence ATGTCTCCGGAAACCTTTATTTTTTTCGGGAGGTCCGGGTCAGGGAAAGGAACTCAGGCGGATTTGCTTGGGGAATATCTTAAGAAAAAAGACCCGGGACGTAACGTTCTCCATATTGAAACGGGAAGGCGTATTCGAGAGTTTCTCGAAGAAAAATCACATACGAGCGAACTGACAAGTGCAGTGGTGAAAAACGGAGGACTATTGCCGGCTTTTTTGCCTATTTGGGTATGGACCGAATACCTTATAAAGAATTTTACCGGCAACGAACATCTTATCCTTGACGGGCTCTCACGACGGGGAAGTGAGGCTCCCGTGTTTGACTCGGCACTTTCCTTTTACGGAATAAAACATCCCTTTATTGTGCCTATTAACGTTTCGAGAGAGTGGGCGAGGGACCGTCTTTTGGCAAGGGGCCGGGCGGATGACACCACGATGGATATTGAACGAAGACTCGATTGGTACGAAAATAACGTTGTTCCCGCGATTGAATTTTTCAGAAGCAAGCCGGAATATCGGTTTGTCGAAATAAACGGGGAACAGCCGATAGAAAAAGTTCAAGAAGACATTCTCAAAGGTACCGGTCTGGAGTAA
- the secY gene encoding preprotein translocase subunit SecY, whose product MNEFLRKIAFAVGDRTLRMRFLFTLGALVVFRVLSNIPIPGVDTARLQTFFSGNEFFGLINVFSGGGLANLSLVMLGVGPYITASIIMQLLTIMFPKLKAMYQEEGEAGRKKFTQYSRLLTVPLALAQSFAFLNILERNGVVTHLSSFDLLVNVIVVTAGSMVLMWLGELMTEFGIGNGVSIIIFAGIVASLPSLIAQIIFTFDPAQIPLYLAFLAVALIVISGVVIITESERPIPVTYAKRIRGARVYGGLSTYLPLRLNQAGVIPIIFALSILLFPQLISNFLSQMGNEVLRNIGSFATSLLQNNWFYGALYFILVFLFTYFYTALTFDPVSISTNLQKSGAFIPGVRPGVSTAEHLARILNRLTLFGGLFLGVIAVLPIIVQGITGIPSLTIGGTALLIVVSVVIDLIKKVDSQVSIREY is encoded by the coding sequence ATGAACGAATTTTTAAGAAAAATAGCCTTTGCCGTCGGAGATCGTACCTTGCGGATGCGTTTTCTTTTTACCCTCGGTGCCCTTGTTGTTTTTAGAGTATTGTCAAACATTCCGATTCCGGGAGTTGATACTGCCCGTCTCCAAACTTTTTTCTCGGGCAATGAATTTTTCGGTCTCATAAACGTTTTTTCCGGGGGAGGATTGGCAAATCTCTCATTGGTAATGTTGGGCGTGGGACCCTACATCACCGCCTCGATTATCATGCAGTTGTTAACGATCATGTTCCCGAAGCTCAAGGCGATGTATCAGGAAGAGGGGGAAGCGGGCAGAAAAAAATTTACACAATACTCTCGGTTACTTACCGTACCCTTGGCGCTTGCTCAGTCATTCGCTTTCTTGAATATTCTTGAGCGCAACGGTGTTGTCACTCATCTCTCGTCATTTGACCTGCTTGTAAACGTTATTGTTGTCACGGCAGGTTCGATGGTTCTCATGTGGTTGGGAGAATTAATGACGGAGTTTGGAATAGGAAACGGCGTATCGATTATCATTTTTGCCGGTATCGTCGCCTCACTACCTTCGCTTATTGCACAGATTATCTTCACGTTTGACCCCGCTCAGATTCCTTTATACCTCGCTTTCCTTGCAGTGGCCCTTATCGTCATTAGTGGAGTAGTGATTATTACCGAATCGGAACGTCCCATTCCCGTTACCTATGCCAAACGCATTCGTGGAGCCCGTGTATACGGTGGCCTCTCAACGTACCTTCCTTTGCGTCTTAATCAGGCGGGGGTTATTCCGATTATTTTTGCCCTTTCCATTCTTTTATTTCCACAACTCATCAGTAATTTTCTCTCGCAGATGGGAAACGAAGTTTTGCGCAATATCGGTTCTTTTGCGACAAGCTTGCTTCAAAATAACTGGTTTTACGGCGCATTGTATTTTATCCTCGTATTCCTCTTTACCTACTTTTACACCGCTCTTACGTTTGATCCGGTCTCCATTTCAACCAATCTTCAAAAAAGCGGAGCGTTTATCCCCGGAGTTCGTCCGGGCGTTTCTACCGCCGAACACCTGGCCCGTATACTCAATCGCCTGACCCTTTTTGGGGGGCTCTTCTTGGGAGTTATCGCAGTCTTGCCGATTATCGTCCAGGGTATCACCGGAATTCCCTCCCTTACCATCGGGGGTACTGCGCTTCTCATTGTTGTTTCGGTCGTCATTGATCTTATAAAGAAAGTTGACTCTCAGGTATCCATACGAGAGTATTAA
- a CDS encoding uL15 family ribosomal protein gives MQLHNIQRLHENKKARQVGRGGKRGKTSGRGTKGQKARAGGKIRPIMRDIIKKIPKRRGYRFKSFQVKPVTVSLAVLEKAFSANDSITPATLASKGFVSLSKGRYPKVKILSQGEISKKFKVSGCILSAAAAEKITKAGGTVGV, from the coding sequence ATGCAGTTACACAACATACAACGTCTTCACGAAAATAAAAAAGCCCGCCAAGTAGGCCGTGGTGGCAAAAGGGGAAAAACATCGGGGCGGGGCACGAAAGGCCAAAAAGCGCGCGCCGGAGGCAAAATTCGTCCGATCATGCGGGATATAATCAAGAAAATACCCAAGCGCCGCGGTTACCGTTTTAAGAGTTTCCAAGTAAAACCCGTTACTGTCAGTCTTGCCGTTCTTGAAAAAGCATTTTCAGCAAACGATAGCATTACCCCCGCAACACTTGCTTCCAAAGGATTTGTTTCTTTGAGCAAAGGGAGATACCCGAAGGTGAAAATTCTTTCACAGGGTGAAATCTCCAAAAAGTTTAAAGTTTCCGGATGTATTTTGTCTGCCGCCGCAGCGGAAAAAATAACAAAGGCGGGAGGAACAGTCGGAGTTTAA
- a CDS encoding 30S ribosomal protein S5 produces the protein METKEITTESVPETKDVKVVSQDVPKNKPADVRPAFGRDVRKNMRRKPSRRSAPRSEYDQKLISLRRVARVVAGGRRFTFSASIVIGDKKGGVGVGVGKGADTALAIEKALRDAKKNMVRLSLTKTMSIPYEVSAKYASAYVYIKPAAEGRGLVAGRAVRTVLELAGVKDIVSKILSGSKNQLNNARAAVEALSEFSSSKK, from the coding sequence ATGGAAACAAAAGAAATTACAACTGAATCCGTTCCCGAAACAAAAGACGTAAAAGTCGTTTCTCAGGACGTACCGAAAAACAAGCCCGCCGACGTAAGACCCGCATTCGGAAGAGACGTGCGAAAGAACATGAGACGCAAGCCCTCTCGTCGCAGTGCTCCTCGTTCCGAGTACGACCAAAAACTCATCAGCTTAAGACGTGTGGCGCGTGTTGTTGCAGGTGGTCGCCGATTTACTTTCAGTGCTTCCATTGTCATAGGAGACAAGAAGGGAGGGGTTGGAGTCGGAGTCGGAAAGGGTGCTGATACCGCGCTTGCTATTGAAAAAGCCCTCCGGGATGCAAAGAAAAACATGGTGCGCCTATCACTTACCAAAACCATGTCCATTCCGTACGAAGTGTCGGCGAAATACGCAAGTGCCTATGTATACATCAAGCCTGCGGCGGAAGGCCGTGGATTGGTTGCCGGCCGTGCCGTGCGCACCGTGCTTGAGCTGGCTGGCGTTAAGGACATTGTGTCTAAAATTCTTTCCGGCAGCAAAAACCAGCTTAACAATGCCCGAGCCGCCGTAGAAGCCCTCTCTGAATTTTCCTCATCGAAGAAATAA
- the rplR gene encoding 50S ribosomal protein L18, with amino-acid sequence MSAHKEKILKRKRKHARIRAKVHGTAKRPRLAVFVSNRYSYAQLIDDDGMNTIFQVTSREVKKGTMLQKAKEVGNLIAKGAKDKKINEVVFDRGGFLYSGKVKAIAEGAREGGLKF; translated from the coding sequence ATGAGTGCACATAAAGAAAAAATATTAAAACGAAAACGAAAACACGCGCGCATCCGAGCGAAAGTCCACGGTACGGCAAAAAGGCCGCGTCTTGCCGTTTTTGTTTCAAATCGATACTCATATGCCCAATTGATCGATGATGATGGCATGAACACTATTTTCCAGGTTACTTCAAGGGAAGTGAAGAAGGGTACGATGCTTCAGAAGGCAAAAGAGGTGGGAAATTTAATCGCCAAAGGAGCGAAAGACAAAAAAATCAATGAAGTTGTTTTTGACCGCGGAGGCTTTCTTTACTCGGGGAAAGTGAAAGCAATCGCTGAGGGGGCGCGCGAAGGAGGCCTTAAATTTTAA
- the rplF gene encoding 50S ribosomal protein L6 → MSRIAKKTIPVPAKTEITVSGNVVRVKGPLGEASRVFRPEVISVEVSSEGVTLKPVRMTLEAESLWGTYASHIKNMLAGVNTLYQKTLIIEGIGFKAEVQGNNMVFGLGFSHPVKIAIPAGLKVTSEKNIITISGVDNETVGQFAAILRDLKKPEPYKGKGIRYSDEVILRKEGKKSAV, encoded by the coding sequence ATGTCACGAATCGCTAAAAAAACAATTCCCGTTCCCGCAAAAACCGAAATTACCGTTTCGGGAAACGTGGTGCGTGTAAAAGGGCCCCTCGGTGAAGCGTCTCGGGTATTTCGTCCGGAAGTAATTTCCGTTGAAGTGTCATCCGAAGGCGTTACCTTAAAGCCCGTTCGAATGACGCTTGAGGCCGAGTCGTTGTGGGGCACGTACGCATCACACATCAAAAACATGCTTGCCGGAGTAAACACCCTTTACCAGAAGACTCTTATCATTGAGGGAATCGGTTTTAAGGCGGAGGTGCAAGGGAATAACATGGTTTTTGGTTTGGGTTTTTCACACCCCGTTAAGATAGCAATTCCTGCCGGACTTAAAGTGACAAGCGAAAAAAACATCATTACAATTTCGGGAGTGGACAATGAGACGGTCGGACAGTTTGCCGCGATATTGCGCGACCTCAAAAAGCCCGAGCCGTACAAAGGGAAAGGTATCCGGTACAGCGATGAAGTGATTCTTCGAAAAGAAGGCAAGAAATCGGCAGTATAA